CAAAGCAAATTCATGAATGCGGTTGCTTTTGATATGGCGCGTTACATGGGGAGCTTCGCTTTTGTGAGCGCCAACCGATTTGTCGAAGTTGAAATCAATGGCGAGTATATGGGCGTCTATCAACTTACTGAGCAAATTGAACGTGGGGTATCACGAGTCAATACGGGTAATGGAGGGGTGTTGTTGAGTCTTGACAAGGATGATGGACCGGAACTTTCACCGAGTGCCACGAATATTTTCTATAGCAAAATTTACAAGTTGCCTGTTGCCGTCAAGTACCCTAAAAATGTGACCGCAACGCAAATCGATACCATATCTGCGAACCTTGCAGTTTTGGAACAGGCTATTGCTAATTCCGACTATGGCAGCGTTCAAAAACTCATGGATATCAGCAGCTTTATGGATTTTCTAATCTTGCAGGAATTGACGCACAATGTTGAATTAGAAGCCCCGCGCAGTATGTATTTGTATAAGGATTCTTCGGGTTTGTATCACATGGGGCCTGTATGGGATTTTGATGGTGGGTTTGCTTATAGCTGGGATGAAGATACCAAGAAATACTTTGTTGATCAGGACTGGATTTTACATAGAAATCGGGCGGTTTCCGGATTCTTTATAAACTTGTTTGCAAATGAAAATTTCTTGGCTGATTACAAGGCTCGCTGGGATCAGCTTAAAACAAGTATTCTGGCTGATGTATTTTCAAAGCTAGACGATTATATGTTGCAAACACAAAAGGCTCTTGAAAATGATGCGATAAAATGGACACCTGTCCGCAGTTACGTTGACGAAGTTCAAAGCCTCAAAAGCTGGCTTACTGAACGCGTGAACCGTTACGAGTCGGCTTTGCAAAAATACTAGTTAACAAAAGTTCTCCCCTCGACATTCGCCGGGGGGAGGATGGGTTGGGTGTTGGATTAGCTTTCGTTATCTTGTTAGATAAAAACCACGATGTTTACGTTGTTTCATAAGACGTCCTCGCAAATCATAAACGTGTCTAGAACCGTTCAGCAAAGCTCTTTCCGTACGAGGCTTTAGCGAAGTTGTTTTAGCATTCGGATCGTCTATGGTAAATTTCCCGCTGCGGGTTGCTTCGCCAAATTCCGCATCGCCACCCTTAGTCGTAATCGTGTAGGAGTACTCTCCGCTGACGGTTGGCGTTCCGCTGAAGTATAGGGAATTTGTCTGTGCATTCCATTTGGCTGTTACGCCTGCAGGGAGATTTTCAACAGTTGCGCCATCGGCGTTTTGAATTGCGAAAGTGAACGGGACAATCGAATCACCGAGTGCGATAGTTTGACTGCTGGAACCTGCGCCCTGCTTGATAATCGCGGCGGGTTTCGGTGTATGATCGCCGATGAGCGTAATGTCAGGCGTCGGGAACTTGTCCTTATTGCCGTATAACCAAAATCCCAAATGTGGAGGCTGGTTGTAGGCTGTGTTTTGCCAGCTCATGCCGAGACGGTAAATCGGGTCGTGCGCAAGCGTGTACATACGGTGTTCCGTCGGAATCGTAGTTGTGTAGATGTAGAGCTTGGAAGCTCCGTCGTGTAGAATGACTTCTTCGCGCCAGTCGCCTAAAATATCACCGCTAAAGTTCGGCGTAGCCTTGGTGGTGTTGCAACTGTTGCCCTGCATCTGAAAAAGCGTATTGCTCTGTTGCTTGGCATGGTCCCACTTGCTGATAGTCGTGTTGTCCAACAGTTCATCAAGTAAGTCACCGTCCCAATAAATGCGGAAATTATAAGCTGGGCGCTTGTCTGCTTTCCAAATTTTCCCCTTTACGGTATAGGTATTCCAGTTTGCGGCAGACCAAAGTTCGTGTCCGCGGTTCAGTGAATCCACATCGCCTGCGACGCCGCGTCCGTTATCACCCGAACTCGTTTCGTTAAAAAGTAGCTTGCCGGTACGGGCATCGTGCAAATCGTAGCCGTAGGGCTTTTCTTCGTGAACTTGCCAAACTTCAAGACCGGGATTATCGGGGTCGAGATCGCTCAAGTGCATCGCATCGCCGTGGCCCTTGCCTGTGCGGTACATGAATTTTCCATCGTGGTCAACGGCGCAACTTCCTTCAATAATTTCATCAAAGCCGTCGCCATCCACGTCGCCTGCGGAAATGTTGTGATTGCCTTGCCCGTAACATTCCTGTCCGCTCGTGGCTGCGTTGTAATACCAGCGTTGCGAAAGGGTTTTGCCGTCCCAATCATAGGCGGTAATCGCCATGCGGGTGTAGTAACCGCGCTGGAAAACCATGCTCGGTTTCTTGCCATCGAGGTAGGCGTTTGTCGCGAGGAATCGATCCACGCGGTTACCGTAGCTATCGCCCCAGCTCTTGACCGTGCCGCGACCGGGATTGTAATCGACCGTCGCCATTTCCTTACCAGTTTCGCCATTGAAAATGGTAAGCCATTCAGGTCCTGTGAGAATGTAGCCGTTTGAATTCCTGTAATCCTTGCTGTGGTCTGCACCCTTTGCAGAACCGAGTGATAAATAATTGCCGCTGCCGTCTTTTGTTCCGGGAGCGGTCTTTACCGCAAATTCAGCTTTGCCATCGCTATCATAGTCGCCCACGAGCATCTGCGTGTAATGCGCCCCAGCGCGAATGTTTACGCCGAGATCGATGCGCCAAAGTTTTTTGCCGTTTATTTTGTAACAATCAATAATGACATTGCCGGTTTTGCCCTTCTGCGAATTGTCTTTAGAATTGCTCGGATCCCACTTGAGAATCAGCTCAAATTCTCCATCGCCGTCTACATCGCCTACCGCGATATCGTTCGGGCTGTAGGTGTAATCGCTCCCACCATTCGGACGGTCAAGATTTACGGTTAGATACTGATTACTCCAAACAGAAACTGCAGCATCCGCCGCCATTTCCTTGCCGCCGACAACAGCCTTCACCGAGTATTTGCTCGATGCTGTTCCTTTTGTATCTGTGTAGTTGCTTGCCTGTGAACCCGTAAAACTGGCGATCTTCTCGCCATCGCGGTACAGGTTAAAACCGGTCGTATTGCCGTCTGTTCCGAGAACTCGCCAACTGAGGAAAACCCCGTTAGTCGTCTTTACGGCGACCAAGCCGCGATTCAGCCATTCCATCTGGCGAGCCGCCTGCGTACTCCCTAGCCCAAGCGCTAGGGACAATCCCAAACACCAAATTTTGTTCATATCCTATCCCTTTTATTAGCCGAAAAACCAAACAACAATAATCCGGCAAGATTAATATAAACCTGGATATTGGTGGTGTGCCTAATGAGCTCGATTTCTCGTTGTCTGCGGACAACTATTGGTCTTCAAAAAAGCACCCCGGCGCTTTCGCCGAGGTGCTGTGCTTTTGCTCGTTTATCTTGTTATGTTAATCGGTCTTGCTTCGCGGTAGCTGCCCGTCGTGATTTTTACGATGTAGGTGCCGCGCGGCATTTGACTCATGTTGAGCGAGCGCGTGTGCGTGCCTGCGTTTTGCATTCCCGTGATTTCTTGTGCGAGCAATGCTCCGAATCCATTGAATAGGCTTATCTTCACATTGTCGCGATGCGGAAGCGTATAGCTGATTTCGAGATTCCCGTGATGGAGCGCAAGGTTCATGTGTGTCGAGACTTTGTTGAGTCCGTACATCAGTGCCGTGGTCTTTCCGCTTTCGTCGCTTCCAGTTTCGTTGGTGATGCTGATCGCGACTTTGAAAAGAACTGTTTTCCCGTTGTACGAGAGCCCTTGCGTAAAGTTGAACTTTTCGCCGTTGCTGACGCGGTTGGGGTAGTGGCCTATCGCGAGAGTCCCGTTTGCCAAATCAGCTTCGCTGAATACATAGGCGGTTTCGCCCCATTCTACGACTTTGCCATCTTTGCTGAACCAATGGCCCGGTGTGTTTGCCGTGCTGTTGGTGACGATGTTTCTATCGCTTTCTAGTGCGAAGAATTGTGCCTGTGTGAGCGTTGCTGTGGTGAGTCCGAGTTTCTTCGCAACCTCGCTGATATCAAATTTTGCAGAAATGGTGGCGTAGTTGTCGTCAATCGGGAGTGTCGCTGTGATGTTGTATGTGGTTGCGCCGTCCGTGACGATTTTTGCAGAACTGCTAGAGCTCGCGGGCATCTCGCTGCTGCTCGAAGATTTCGGCGATACGGAACTGCTCGAACTTGTCGGTGCGTCTCCGAGTTCGGGCCACTTGTAATCAAGCTTGAAGTCGTTGTAGTACTTGACGTTTGCAGCCCCAGCGCCACTTACGCCCGTTTCCAATTTCAACTTATAATCGTAATGCAACTTGCGAATTCCCGTGTTGCCAGTGTACTGGTAATCGGTATTCACGATTACCGCAAAAACCATCGGCGTGCCGTTCGTCGAAGAAGGCGTTTTGTCCAGGCGAAGCGTTGCAGAGCCCTCGCCCGTAATGGGTTCGCTATACACAGGTGTACCGTCGGTCGCGCGGTAGCACAGCAAGAAGTTCATATTCTTGTTGTTGGAATTAGCGCCGTTCGGGTAGAAACTCACCGTCACTTCTTTAGCGCCGTTTTGCACTTTCAGCGGAACCACGTTCGAGCCCGACCATCCCGGAGTCGTTTCTTGATTCGGTACAAGGTAACCGTTGCTTTCCGTTACCGTCTGGTAGGGCGTCATGGTCCAGGTGTAGCTTTTCCTGTTATTGTCCCACATGTCCTGTTCCCAGTAGGTGTCGCTTCCAAAATGCTGGTTCAGCAAATTCTTGATTTCGCCGGACCATTTTTTCATGTCAAGCATCGCAAGCCTTGCGCGGAATTCGGTAATGAGCCTGCGCACGCCCGCATCGCCAAGACCCTTGTCGAGGCCGTAGGTTTCGAGCAGGTATTTGGTCTTGCCGTAAGCGTTTCCGTAAATCCAGCGCACCGCACCCGTGCCGATCCACGTGCCGATAAACGTCGGGAAAATGTTGCTGTACTGCGAGCCGCCCAGCAGGTAACGCTGATTCTTACCGGTCACTCCACCGCCATCGGCGCCGCCACCAGGGCCACCGAAAGTACCGTCAATCAGCCAGCCCGAATAGGTTTCAATAGGCATAAACGGCGCAATGACCGTCGCCGCATTCAAGAATCCCATACCGCTGTAAACACCGTCGCGGTGGCTGAACATATCCTGCTGAATCCAGGTGTTGCCCGCTTCTTGGAACCAATGCGCATCCTTTGCGCCGGGGTAACCGTTCGTCATCGAGTGGATTCCCTCATGAATCATCGCATCCATCTGCGCTACGCGATCACGGTAAGGGCAACTCGTATTGAAGCTATATAGCGGATAGAACGAAGCGGCCACGGCCGTGTAGCCTGCTACCCATGTTTGCCAACCGCCCGTAGTATCCGTCTTTGCGCCACCGGCACACGTACCCGAGCCGTAGTAATAAACTGCGCTGTACTGGCCTTCTTGCGCTTGGGCATCCGGCGCCCATCCCATCTCATTGTACAAATACTCAAAATCGGTATCGTACTTCTTAAGAATCGAATCAATCGTCACATCGGTAATGCGACTGTCGCGATCCTTGCCCCAGTAAAACGCCCACCACTTACCGGCCTTCTTTCCGGTAACGCCCGAACAATTGTTGTTGAACTTGGTCGGCGGTTGGATATCGCCCAGATTCGATTTCGTATCGTAATCCAGGTCGCTGCGATAGCCTGGCCATGTGTAAGCATCACCCGACGCCGCATATACGTGAACACCTAGGGCAGCCGACAAAACGGCGCCCGGAATCCATCCCAAACAACTTTTTTGCATAACACACTCCATTTTTATGCTATTTAGAGAAATAATTTTTGGTGTGCCCTAGTGCAAGTTTTTAAGAAAAATGGAATGATTTTCTGTGTTAGAAGTGTGTAAATGTGTAAGAATAATTAATGAAATATATTGATTTAATTGTAA
This genomic window from Fibrobacter sp. UWB2 contains:
- a CDS encoding CotH kinase family protein, with translation MGYVCNFAKGVALFFPLFLFACGNSESVNFISPNESLVSFGGEAQSSSSELLQSSSSLTIIQSSSIITQSSSSSVIAQSSSSRVPVQSSSSVLPSPPNNGVPYIRIITYDSANVDSAYALCSVEIAGNGIYEDLAPASGKIRTRGNSTRLWYPKKPYRVKLDAKTSVLGLPANKDWVLLANYRDQSKFMNAVAFDMARYMGSFAFVSANRFVEVEINGEYMGVYQLTEQIERGVSRVNTGNGGVLLSLDKDDGPELSPSATNIFYSKIYKLPVAVKYPKNVTATQIDTISANLAVLEQAIANSDYGSVQKLMDISSFMDFLILQELTHNVELEAPRSMYLYKDSSGLYHMGPVWDFDGGFAYSWDEDTKKYFVDQDWILHRNRAVSGFFINLFANENFLADYKARWDQLKTSILADVFSKLDDYMLQTQKALENDAIKWTPVRSYVDEVQSLKSWLTERVNRYESALQKY
- a CDS encoding rhamnogalacturonan lyase — encoded protein: MNKIWCLGLSLALGLGSTQAARQMEWLNRGLVAVKTTNGVFLSWRVLGTDGNTTGFNLYRDGEKIASFTGSQASNYTDTKGTASSKYSVKAVVGGKEMAADAAVSVWSNQYLTVNLDRPNGGSDYTYSPNDIAVGDVDGDGEFELILKWDPSNSKDNSQKGKTGNVIIDCYKINGKKLWRIDLGVNIRAGAHYTQMLVGDYDSDGKAEFAVKTAPGTKDGSGNYLSLGSAKGADHSKDYRNSNGYILTGPEWLTIFNGETGKEMATVDYNPGRGTVKSWGDSYGNRVDRFLATNAYLDGKKPSMVFQRGYYTRMAITAYDWDGKTLSQRWYYNAATSGQECYGQGNHNISAGDVDGDGFDEIIEGSCAVDHDGKFMYRTGKGHGDAMHLSDLDPDNPGLEVWQVHEEKPYGYDLHDARTGKLLFNETSSGDNGRGVAGDVDSLNRGHELWSAANWNTYTVKGKIWKADKRPAYNFRIYWDGDLLDELLDNTTISKWDHAKQQSNTLFQMQGNSCNTTKATPNFSGDILGDWREEVILHDGASKLYIYTTTIPTEHRMYTLAHDPIYRLGMSWQNTAYNQPPHLGFWLYGNKDKFPTPDITLIGDHTPKPAAIIKQGAGSSSQTIALGDSIVPFTFAIQNADGATVENLPAGVTAKWNAQTNSLYFSGTPTVSGEYSYTITTKGGDAEFGEATRSGKFTIDDPNAKTTSLKPRTERALLNGSRHVYDLRGRLMKQRKHRGFYLTR
- a CDS encoding DUF4859 domain-containing protein, translating into MQKSCLGWIPGAVLSAALGVHVYAASGDAYTWPGYRSDLDYDTKSNLGDIQPPTKFNNNCSGVTGKKAGKWWAFYWGKDRDSRITDVTIDSILKKYDTDFEYLYNEMGWAPDAQAQEGQYSAVYYYGSGTCAGGAKTDTTGGWQTWVAGYTAVAASFYPLYSFNTSCPYRDRVAQMDAMIHEGIHSMTNGYPGAKDAHWFQEAGNTWIQQDMFSHRDGVYSGMGFLNAATVIAPFMPIETYSGWLIDGTFGGPGGGADGGGVTGKNQRYLLGGSQYSNIFPTFIGTWIGTGAVRWIYGNAYGKTKYLLETYGLDKGLGDAGVRRLITEFRARLAMLDMKKWSGEIKNLLNQHFGSDTYWEQDMWDNNRKSYTWTMTPYQTVTESNGYLVPNQETTPGWSGSNVVPLKVQNGAKEVTVSFYPNGANSNNKNMNFLLCYRATDGTPVYSEPITGEGSATLRLDKTPSSTNGTPMVFAVIVNTDYQYTGNTGIRKLHYDYKLKLETGVSGAGAANVKYYNDFKLDYKWPELGDAPTSSSSSVSPKSSSSSEMPASSSSSAKIVTDGATTYNITATLPIDDNYATISAKFDISEVAKKLGLTTATLTQAQFFALESDRNIVTNSTANTPGHWFSKDGKVVEWGETAYVFSEADLANGTLAIGHYPNRVSNGEKFNFTQGLSYNGKTVLFKVAISITNETGSDESGKTTALMYGLNKVSTHMNLALHHGNLEISYTLPHRDNVKISLFNGFGALLAQEITGMQNAGTHTRSLNMSQMPRGTYIVKITTGSYREARPINITR